A single Patagioenas fasciata isolate bPatFas1 chromosome 16, bPatFas1.hap1, whole genome shotgun sequence DNA region contains:
- the SLC12A5 gene encoding solute carrier family 12 member 5 isoform X2, which translates to MRSGGCTCQGGTWLLGTGSPCPCLTREVMLAAGTQGLPSPVLGSGDGNPKESSPFINSTDLEKGKEYDGKNMALFEEEMDTSPMVSSLLSGLANYTNLPQGSREHEEAENNDGGKKKPVQAPRMGTFMGVYLPCLQNIFGVILFLRLTWVVGIAGIMESFCMVFLCCSCTMLTAISMSAIATNGVVPAGGSYYMISRSLGPEFGGAVGLCFYLGTTFAGAMYILGTIEILLAYIFPAMAIFKAEDASGEAAAMLNNMRVYGTCVLTCMATVVFVGVKYVNKFALVFLGCVILSILAIYAGVIKSAFDPPSFPICLLGNRTLSRHGFDLCTKMVVEGNETVGSKLWELFCTSRFLNATCDEYFTMNNVTEIEGIPGAASGLIQENLWSSYLTKGVIVEKRGLPSVSPPDTPVDMDQPYVFSDMTSYFTLLVGIYFPSVTGIMAGSNRSGDLRDAQKSIPTGTILAIATTSAVYISSVVLFGACIEGVVLRDKFGEAVNGNLVVGTLAWPSPWVIVIGSFFSTCGAGLQSLTGAPRLLQAISRDGIVPFLRVFGHGKANGEPTWALLLTACICEIGILIASLDEVAPILSMFFLMCYMFVNLACAVQTLLRTPNWRPRFRYYHWTLSFLGMSLCLALMFICSWYYALVAMLIAGLIYKYIEYRGAEKEWGDGIRGLSLSAARYALLRLEEGPPHTKNWRPQLLVLVRGDQEQNVVHPQLLSFTSQLKAGKGLTIVASVLEGTFLDNHPQAQRAEESIRRLMEAEKVKGFCQVVISSNLRDGMSHLIQSSGLGGLQHNTVLVGWPRSWRQKEDHQTWRNFIELVRETTAGHLALLVAKNVAMFPSNQERFSEGHIDVWWIVHDGGMLMLLPFLLRHHKVWRKCKMRIFTVAQMDDNSIQMKKDLTTFLYHLRITAEVEVVEMHESDISAYTYEKTLVMEQRSQILKQMHLTKNEREREIQSITDESRGSIRRKNPANTRLRLNVPEEQVGDGEEKPEEEVQLIHDKNATTFSSSSQSPGDEVETAPEKVHLTWTKEKSVAEKNKSKSPVSPEGIKDFFNMKPEWENLNQSNVRRMHTAVKLNEVIVKKSQDAKLVLLNMPGPPRNRKGDENYMEFLEVLTEHLDRVLLVRGGGREVITIYS; encoded by the exons ATGCGCTCCGGCGGGTGCACGTGCCAGGGTGGCAcgtggctcctggggacaggcaGCCCCTGTCCATGCCTTACACGAGAGGTGATGCTGGCAGCTGGGACACAGGGGCTGCCATCACCTGTCCTGGGATCAG GTGATGGCAACCCTAAGGAGAGCAGCCCCTTCATCAATAGCACGGACCTGGAGAAGGGCAAAGAGTACGATGGCAAGAACATGGCCCTCTTCGAG GAGGAGATGGACACAAGCCCCATGGTCTCATCCCTGCTGAGTGGGCTGGCCAACTACACCAACCTGCCACAGGGCAGCCGGGAGCACGAGGAGGCTGAGAACAATGACGGGGGGAAGAAGAAGCCAGTGCAG GCCCCGCGGATGGGCACCTTCATGGGCGTCTACCTGCCTTGCCTCCAGAACATCTTTGGGGTCATCCTCTTCCTGCGCCTCACCTGGGTGGTGGGGATCGCCGGCATCATGGAGTCCTTCTGCATGGTCTTCCTCTGCTGCTCCTGT ACAATGCTGACTGCCATTTCTATGAGTGCAATTGCCACCAACGGTGTAGTGCCAG CGGGTGGCTCCTACTACATGATCTCACGCTCGCTGGGACCCGAGTTTGGTGGGGCCGTGGGGCTCTGCTTCTATCTGGGAACCACCTTTGCTGGCGCCATGTACATCCTGGGCACCATTGAAATCCTGCTG GCCTACATCTTCCCAGCCATGGCCATCTTCAAGGCAGAGGACGCCAGCGGGGAGGCAGCCGCAATGCTCAACAACATGCGTGTGTATGGCACCTGTGTGCTGACCTGCATGGCCACCGTGGTGTTCGTGGGGGTCAAGTATGTCAACAAGTTTGCCCTGGTCTTCCTGGGCTGTGTCATCCTCTCCATCCTCGCCATCTATGCTGGAGTCATCAAGTCAGCCTTTGACCCACCGAGCTTCCC gatctgccTCCTGGGCAACAGGACCCTCTCGCGCCACGGCTTCGACCTCTGCACCAAGATGGTGGTGGAGGGGAATGAGACAGTGGGTTCCAAGCTCTGGGAGCTCTTCTGCACCTCCCGCTTCCTCAATGCCACCTGTGATGAGTACTTCACCATGAACAATGTGACCGAAATTGAGGGCATCCCCGGCGCCGCCAGCGGCCTCATCCAAG AGAACCTGTGGAGCTCGTACCTGACCAAGGGCGTGATCGTGGAGAAGCGGGGGCTGCCGTCCGTGAGCCCCCCCGACACGCCGGTGGACATGGACCAGCCCTACGTGTTCAGCGACATGACCTCGTACTTCACGCTGCTCGTGGGCATCTACTTCCCCTCGGTCACAG GCATCATGGCCGGCTCCAACCGCTCCGGGGACCTCCGGGACGCCCAGAAGTCCATCCCCACGGGCACCATCCTGGCCATTGCCACCACCTCCGCGGTCT ATATCAGTTCCGTCGTGCTCTTCGGGGCGTGCATCGAGGGGGTCGTCCTGCGCGACAA GTTTGGTGAAGCTGTTAACGGGAACCTGGTGGTTGGCACCCTGGCATGGCCGTCTCCATGGGTCATTGTCATTGGCTCCTTCTTCTCCACATGTGGGGCTGGACTGCAGAGCCTCACTGGAGCCCCCCGCCTCCTGCAAGCCATCTCCAGGGACGGGATCGTGCCCTTCCTCAGG GTCTTCGGGCACGGCAAAGCCAATGGGGAGCCGACATGGGCCCTGCTGCTCACAGCCTGCATCTGCGAGATTGGGATCCTGATTGCCTCCCTGGACGAGGTGGCTCCCATCCTCTCCAT GTTTTTCCTCATGTGCTACATGTTTGTCAACCTGGCGTGTGCGGTGCAGACGCTGCTGCGGACACCCAACTGGCGACCCAGATTCCGCTACTACCACTG GACCCTGTCCTTCCTGGGCATGAGCCTCTGCCTGGCGCTGATGTTCATCTGCTCCTGGTACTACGCACTGGTTGCCATGCTGATCGCTGGCCTCATCTACAAATACATTGAGTACCGCGG GGCGGAGAAGGAGTGGGGTGACGGGATCCGGGGGCTGTCCCTGAGTGCCGCCCGCTACGCCCTGCTGCGGCTGGAGGAGGGCCCTCCCCACACCAAGAACTGGAG GCCGCAGCTGCTGGTCCTGGTCCGTGGGGATCAGGAGCAGAATGTGGTGCACCCGCAGCTCCTGTCCTTCACGTCGCAGCTCAAGGCTGGCAAGGGCCTCACCATCGTGGCCTCCGTGCTTGAAGGGACCTTCCTGGACAACCACCCGCAGGCTCAGAGGGCAGAGGAG TCCATCCGCCGCCTGATGGAAGCAGAGAAGGTGAAGGGCTTTTGCCAGGTGGTGATCTCCTCCAACCTGCGGGATGGCATGTCCCACCTGATCCAGTCCAGCGGGCTGGGTGGGCTGCAGCACAACACAGTGCTGGTGGGCTGGCCCCGCAGCTGGCGCCAGAAGGAGGACCACCAGACCTGGAGGAACTTCATCG AGCTGGTGCGAGAGACCACGGCCGGGCATCTGGCCTTGTTGGTGGCCAAGAATGTCGCCATGTTCCCAAGCAACCAGGAGCGATTCTCAGAGGGCCACATTGATGTGTGGTGGATCGTCCATGATGGGGGGATGCTTAtgctgctgcccttcctcctGCGGCACCACAAG gTTTGGCGCAAGTGCAAGATGCGCATCTTCACGGTGGCACAAATGGACGATAACAGTATCCAGATGAAGAAGGACCTGACCACATTCCTGTACCACCTGCGCATCACTGCCGAGGTGGAGGTGGTGGAGATG CACGAGAGTGACATCTCCGCCTACACCTACGAGAAGACGCTAGTGATGGAGCAGCGCTCCCAGATCCTCAAGCAAATGCACCTCACCAAGAACGAGCGGGAGCGGGAG ATCCAGAGCATCACGGATGAGTCCCGTGGCTCCATCCGGCGCAAGAACCCGGCCAACACACGCCTGCGCCTGAATGTCCCCGAGGAGCAGGTGGGCGATGGCGAGGAGAAGCCGGAAGAAGAG GTCCAGCTCATCCATGACAAGAATGCCACCAccttctccagcagctcccagtcACCTGGGGATGAGGTGGAGACGGCCCCTGAGAAGGTGCATCTCACCTGGACCAAGGAGAAgtctgttgcagagaagaacaagAGCAAGAGCCCTGTCAGCCCTGAGGGCATCAAGGACTTCTTCAACATGAAGCC GGAGTGGGAGAACTT GAACCAGTCCAACGTGCGGAGGATGCACACGGCTGTGAAGCTCAATGAGGTGATCGTGAAGAAGTCACAGGATGCCAAGCTGGTCCTGCTGAACATGCCAGGGCCCCCGCGTAACCGGAAAGGGGATGAGAACT ACATGGAGTTCCTTGAGGTGCTGACGGAGCACCTGGACCGAGTACTCCTTGTGCGTGGTGGGGGCCGAGAGGTCATCACCATCTACTCCTGA
- the SLC12A5 gene encoding solute carrier family 12 member 5 isoform X3, giving the protein MSRRFTVTALPRHGPAPARGPHRAAGSDRLPGRDGRGDGNPKESSPFINSTDLEKGKEYDGKNMALFEEEMDTSPMVSSLLSGLANYTNLPQGSREHEEAENNDGGKKKPVQAPRMGTFMGVYLPCLQNIFGVILFLRLTWVVGIAGIMESFCMVFLCCSCTMLTAISMSAIATNGVVPAGGSYYMISRSLGPEFGGAVGLCFYLGTTFAGAMYILGTIEILLAYIFPAMAIFKAEDASGEAAAMLNNMRVYGTCVLTCMATVVFVGVKYVNKFALVFLGCVILSILAIYAGVIKSAFDPPSFPICLLGNRTLSRHGFDLCTKMVVEGNETVGSKLWELFCTSRFLNATCDEYFTMNNVTEIEGIPGAASGLIQENLWSSYLTKGVIVEKRGLPSVSPPDTPVDMDQPYVFSDMTSYFTLLVGIYFPSVTGIMAGSNRSGDLRDAQKSIPTGTILAIATTSAVYISSVVLFGACIEGVVLRDKFGEAVNGNLVVGTLAWPSPWVIVIGSFFSTCGAGLQSLTGAPRLLQAISRDGIVPFLRVFGHGKANGEPTWALLLTACICEIGILIASLDEVAPILSMFFLMCYMFVNLACAVQTLLRTPNWRPRFRYYHWTLSFLGMSLCLALMFICSWYYALVAMLIAGLIYKYIEYRGAEKEWGDGIRGLSLSAARYALLRLEEGPPHTKNWRPQLLVLVRGDQEQNVVHPQLLSFTSQLKAGKGLTIVASVLEGTFLDNHPQAQRAEESIRRLMEAEKVKGFCQVVISSNLRDGMSHLIQSSGLGGLQHNTVLVGWPRSWRQKEDHQTWRNFIELVRETTAGHLALLVAKNVAMFPSNQERFSEGHIDVWWIVHDGGMLMLLPFLLRHHKVWRKCKMRIFTVAQMDDNSIQMKKDLTTFLYHLRITAEVEVVEMHESDISAYTYEKTLVMEQRSQILKQMHLTKNEREREIQSITDESRGSIRRKNPANTRLRLNVPEEQVGDGEEKPEEEVQLIHDKNATTFSSSSQSPGDEVETAPEKVHLTWTKEKSVAEKNKSKSPVSPEGIKDFFNMKPEWENLNQSNVRRMHTAVKLNEVIVKKSQDAKLVLLNMPGPPRNRKGDENYMEFLEVLTEHLDRVLLVRGGGREVITIYS; this is encoded by the exons GTGATGGCAACCCTAAGGAGAGCAGCCCCTTCATCAATAGCACGGACCTGGAGAAGGGCAAAGAGTACGATGGCAAGAACATGGCCCTCTTCGAG GAGGAGATGGACACAAGCCCCATGGTCTCATCCCTGCTGAGTGGGCTGGCCAACTACACCAACCTGCCACAGGGCAGCCGGGAGCACGAGGAGGCTGAGAACAATGACGGGGGGAAGAAGAAGCCAGTGCAG GCCCCGCGGATGGGCACCTTCATGGGCGTCTACCTGCCTTGCCTCCAGAACATCTTTGGGGTCATCCTCTTCCTGCGCCTCACCTGGGTGGTGGGGATCGCCGGCATCATGGAGTCCTTCTGCATGGTCTTCCTCTGCTGCTCCTGT ACAATGCTGACTGCCATTTCTATGAGTGCAATTGCCACCAACGGTGTAGTGCCAG CGGGTGGCTCCTACTACATGATCTCACGCTCGCTGGGACCCGAGTTTGGTGGGGCCGTGGGGCTCTGCTTCTATCTGGGAACCACCTTTGCTGGCGCCATGTACATCCTGGGCACCATTGAAATCCTGCTG GCCTACATCTTCCCAGCCATGGCCATCTTCAAGGCAGAGGACGCCAGCGGGGAGGCAGCCGCAATGCTCAACAACATGCGTGTGTATGGCACCTGTGTGCTGACCTGCATGGCCACCGTGGTGTTCGTGGGGGTCAAGTATGTCAACAAGTTTGCCCTGGTCTTCCTGGGCTGTGTCATCCTCTCCATCCTCGCCATCTATGCTGGAGTCATCAAGTCAGCCTTTGACCCACCGAGCTTCCC gatctgccTCCTGGGCAACAGGACCCTCTCGCGCCACGGCTTCGACCTCTGCACCAAGATGGTGGTGGAGGGGAATGAGACAGTGGGTTCCAAGCTCTGGGAGCTCTTCTGCACCTCCCGCTTCCTCAATGCCACCTGTGATGAGTACTTCACCATGAACAATGTGACCGAAATTGAGGGCATCCCCGGCGCCGCCAGCGGCCTCATCCAAG AGAACCTGTGGAGCTCGTACCTGACCAAGGGCGTGATCGTGGAGAAGCGGGGGCTGCCGTCCGTGAGCCCCCCCGACACGCCGGTGGACATGGACCAGCCCTACGTGTTCAGCGACATGACCTCGTACTTCACGCTGCTCGTGGGCATCTACTTCCCCTCGGTCACAG GCATCATGGCCGGCTCCAACCGCTCCGGGGACCTCCGGGACGCCCAGAAGTCCATCCCCACGGGCACCATCCTGGCCATTGCCACCACCTCCGCGGTCT ATATCAGTTCCGTCGTGCTCTTCGGGGCGTGCATCGAGGGGGTCGTCCTGCGCGACAA GTTTGGTGAAGCTGTTAACGGGAACCTGGTGGTTGGCACCCTGGCATGGCCGTCTCCATGGGTCATTGTCATTGGCTCCTTCTTCTCCACATGTGGGGCTGGACTGCAGAGCCTCACTGGAGCCCCCCGCCTCCTGCAAGCCATCTCCAGGGACGGGATCGTGCCCTTCCTCAGG GTCTTCGGGCACGGCAAAGCCAATGGGGAGCCGACATGGGCCCTGCTGCTCACAGCCTGCATCTGCGAGATTGGGATCCTGATTGCCTCCCTGGACGAGGTGGCTCCCATCCTCTCCAT GTTTTTCCTCATGTGCTACATGTTTGTCAACCTGGCGTGTGCGGTGCAGACGCTGCTGCGGACACCCAACTGGCGACCCAGATTCCGCTACTACCACTG GACCCTGTCCTTCCTGGGCATGAGCCTCTGCCTGGCGCTGATGTTCATCTGCTCCTGGTACTACGCACTGGTTGCCATGCTGATCGCTGGCCTCATCTACAAATACATTGAGTACCGCGG GGCGGAGAAGGAGTGGGGTGACGGGATCCGGGGGCTGTCCCTGAGTGCCGCCCGCTACGCCCTGCTGCGGCTGGAGGAGGGCCCTCCCCACACCAAGAACTGGAG GCCGCAGCTGCTGGTCCTGGTCCGTGGGGATCAGGAGCAGAATGTGGTGCACCCGCAGCTCCTGTCCTTCACGTCGCAGCTCAAGGCTGGCAAGGGCCTCACCATCGTGGCCTCCGTGCTTGAAGGGACCTTCCTGGACAACCACCCGCAGGCTCAGAGGGCAGAGGAG TCCATCCGCCGCCTGATGGAAGCAGAGAAGGTGAAGGGCTTTTGCCAGGTGGTGATCTCCTCCAACCTGCGGGATGGCATGTCCCACCTGATCCAGTCCAGCGGGCTGGGTGGGCTGCAGCACAACACAGTGCTGGTGGGCTGGCCCCGCAGCTGGCGCCAGAAGGAGGACCACCAGACCTGGAGGAACTTCATCG AGCTGGTGCGAGAGACCACGGCCGGGCATCTGGCCTTGTTGGTGGCCAAGAATGTCGCCATGTTCCCAAGCAACCAGGAGCGATTCTCAGAGGGCCACATTGATGTGTGGTGGATCGTCCATGATGGGGGGATGCTTAtgctgctgcccttcctcctGCGGCACCACAAG gTTTGGCGCAAGTGCAAGATGCGCATCTTCACGGTGGCACAAATGGACGATAACAGTATCCAGATGAAGAAGGACCTGACCACATTCCTGTACCACCTGCGCATCACTGCCGAGGTGGAGGTGGTGGAGATG CACGAGAGTGACATCTCCGCCTACACCTACGAGAAGACGCTAGTGATGGAGCAGCGCTCCCAGATCCTCAAGCAAATGCACCTCACCAAGAACGAGCGGGAGCGGGAG ATCCAGAGCATCACGGATGAGTCCCGTGGCTCCATCCGGCGCAAGAACCCGGCCAACACACGCCTGCGCCTGAATGTCCCCGAGGAGCAGGTGGGCGATGGCGAGGAGAAGCCGGAAGAAGAG GTCCAGCTCATCCATGACAAGAATGCCACCAccttctccagcagctcccagtcACCTGGGGATGAGGTGGAGACGGCCCCTGAGAAGGTGCATCTCACCTGGACCAAGGAGAAgtctgttgcagagaagaacaagAGCAAGAGCCCTGTCAGCCCTGAGGGCATCAAGGACTTCTTCAACATGAAGCC GGAGTGGGAGAACTT GAACCAGTCCAACGTGCGGAGGATGCACACGGCTGTGAAGCTCAATGAGGTGATCGTGAAGAAGTCACAGGATGCCAAGCTGGTCCTGCTGAACATGCCAGGGCCCCCGCGTAACCGGAAAGGGGATGAGAACT ACATGGAGTTCCTTGAGGTGCTGACGGAGCACCTGGACCGAGTACTCCTTGTGCGTGGTGGGGGCCGAGAGGTCATCACCATCTACTCCTGA
- the SLC12A5 gene encoding solute carrier family 12 member 5 isoform X1 produces MDPAPWVSHSHGSVRAEEPGQHGGHGGETPGCPNSRPTLHRGPRAANAASWGMDGGGCCGTGCPQDWCEATDGRAACAAPERDQIQGDGNPKESSPFINSTDLEKGKEYDGKNMALFEEEMDTSPMVSSLLSGLANYTNLPQGSREHEEAENNDGGKKKPVQAPRMGTFMGVYLPCLQNIFGVILFLRLTWVVGIAGIMESFCMVFLCCSCTMLTAISMSAIATNGVVPAGGSYYMISRSLGPEFGGAVGLCFYLGTTFAGAMYILGTIEILLAYIFPAMAIFKAEDASGEAAAMLNNMRVYGTCVLTCMATVVFVGVKYVNKFALVFLGCVILSILAIYAGVIKSAFDPPSFPICLLGNRTLSRHGFDLCTKMVVEGNETVGSKLWELFCTSRFLNATCDEYFTMNNVTEIEGIPGAASGLIQENLWSSYLTKGVIVEKRGLPSVSPPDTPVDMDQPYVFSDMTSYFTLLVGIYFPSVTGIMAGSNRSGDLRDAQKSIPTGTILAIATTSAVYISSVVLFGACIEGVVLRDKFGEAVNGNLVVGTLAWPSPWVIVIGSFFSTCGAGLQSLTGAPRLLQAISRDGIVPFLRVFGHGKANGEPTWALLLTACICEIGILIASLDEVAPILSMFFLMCYMFVNLACAVQTLLRTPNWRPRFRYYHWTLSFLGMSLCLALMFICSWYYALVAMLIAGLIYKYIEYRGAEKEWGDGIRGLSLSAARYALLRLEEGPPHTKNWRPQLLVLVRGDQEQNVVHPQLLSFTSQLKAGKGLTIVASVLEGTFLDNHPQAQRAEESIRRLMEAEKVKGFCQVVISSNLRDGMSHLIQSSGLGGLQHNTVLVGWPRSWRQKEDHQTWRNFIELVRETTAGHLALLVAKNVAMFPSNQERFSEGHIDVWWIVHDGGMLMLLPFLLRHHKVWRKCKMRIFTVAQMDDNSIQMKKDLTTFLYHLRITAEVEVVEMHESDISAYTYEKTLVMEQRSQILKQMHLTKNEREREIQSITDESRGSIRRKNPANTRLRLNVPEEQVGDGEEKPEEEVQLIHDKNATTFSSSSQSPGDEVETAPEKVHLTWTKEKSVAEKNKSKSPVSPEGIKDFFNMKPEWENLNQSNVRRMHTAVKLNEVIVKKSQDAKLVLLNMPGPPRNRKGDENYMEFLEVLTEHLDRVLLVRGGGREVITIYS; encoded by the exons GTGATGGCAACCCTAAGGAGAGCAGCCCCTTCATCAATAGCACGGACCTGGAGAAGGGCAAAGAGTACGATGGCAAGAACATGGCCCTCTTCGAG GAGGAGATGGACACAAGCCCCATGGTCTCATCCCTGCTGAGTGGGCTGGCCAACTACACCAACCTGCCACAGGGCAGCCGGGAGCACGAGGAGGCTGAGAACAATGACGGGGGGAAGAAGAAGCCAGTGCAG GCCCCGCGGATGGGCACCTTCATGGGCGTCTACCTGCCTTGCCTCCAGAACATCTTTGGGGTCATCCTCTTCCTGCGCCTCACCTGGGTGGTGGGGATCGCCGGCATCATGGAGTCCTTCTGCATGGTCTTCCTCTGCTGCTCCTGT ACAATGCTGACTGCCATTTCTATGAGTGCAATTGCCACCAACGGTGTAGTGCCAG CGGGTGGCTCCTACTACATGATCTCACGCTCGCTGGGACCCGAGTTTGGTGGGGCCGTGGGGCTCTGCTTCTATCTGGGAACCACCTTTGCTGGCGCCATGTACATCCTGGGCACCATTGAAATCCTGCTG GCCTACATCTTCCCAGCCATGGCCATCTTCAAGGCAGAGGACGCCAGCGGGGAGGCAGCCGCAATGCTCAACAACATGCGTGTGTATGGCACCTGTGTGCTGACCTGCATGGCCACCGTGGTGTTCGTGGGGGTCAAGTATGTCAACAAGTTTGCCCTGGTCTTCCTGGGCTGTGTCATCCTCTCCATCCTCGCCATCTATGCTGGAGTCATCAAGTCAGCCTTTGACCCACCGAGCTTCCC gatctgccTCCTGGGCAACAGGACCCTCTCGCGCCACGGCTTCGACCTCTGCACCAAGATGGTGGTGGAGGGGAATGAGACAGTGGGTTCCAAGCTCTGGGAGCTCTTCTGCACCTCCCGCTTCCTCAATGCCACCTGTGATGAGTACTTCACCATGAACAATGTGACCGAAATTGAGGGCATCCCCGGCGCCGCCAGCGGCCTCATCCAAG AGAACCTGTGGAGCTCGTACCTGACCAAGGGCGTGATCGTGGAGAAGCGGGGGCTGCCGTCCGTGAGCCCCCCCGACACGCCGGTGGACATGGACCAGCCCTACGTGTTCAGCGACATGACCTCGTACTTCACGCTGCTCGTGGGCATCTACTTCCCCTCGGTCACAG GCATCATGGCCGGCTCCAACCGCTCCGGGGACCTCCGGGACGCCCAGAAGTCCATCCCCACGGGCACCATCCTGGCCATTGCCACCACCTCCGCGGTCT ATATCAGTTCCGTCGTGCTCTTCGGGGCGTGCATCGAGGGGGTCGTCCTGCGCGACAA GTTTGGTGAAGCTGTTAACGGGAACCTGGTGGTTGGCACCCTGGCATGGCCGTCTCCATGGGTCATTGTCATTGGCTCCTTCTTCTCCACATGTGGGGCTGGACTGCAGAGCCTCACTGGAGCCCCCCGCCTCCTGCAAGCCATCTCCAGGGACGGGATCGTGCCCTTCCTCAGG GTCTTCGGGCACGGCAAAGCCAATGGGGAGCCGACATGGGCCCTGCTGCTCACAGCCTGCATCTGCGAGATTGGGATCCTGATTGCCTCCCTGGACGAGGTGGCTCCCATCCTCTCCAT GTTTTTCCTCATGTGCTACATGTTTGTCAACCTGGCGTGTGCGGTGCAGACGCTGCTGCGGACACCCAACTGGCGACCCAGATTCCGCTACTACCACTG GACCCTGTCCTTCCTGGGCATGAGCCTCTGCCTGGCGCTGATGTTCATCTGCTCCTGGTACTACGCACTGGTTGCCATGCTGATCGCTGGCCTCATCTACAAATACATTGAGTACCGCGG GGCGGAGAAGGAGTGGGGTGACGGGATCCGGGGGCTGTCCCTGAGTGCCGCCCGCTACGCCCTGCTGCGGCTGGAGGAGGGCCCTCCCCACACCAAGAACTGGAG GCCGCAGCTGCTGGTCCTGGTCCGTGGGGATCAGGAGCAGAATGTGGTGCACCCGCAGCTCCTGTCCTTCACGTCGCAGCTCAAGGCTGGCAAGGGCCTCACCATCGTGGCCTCCGTGCTTGAAGGGACCTTCCTGGACAACCACCCGCAGGCTCAGAGGGCAGAGGAG TCCATCCGCCGCCTGATGGAAGCAGAGAAGGTGAAGGGCTTTTGCCAGGTGGTGATCTCCTCCAACCTGCGGGATGGCATGTCCCACCTGATCCAGTCCAGCGGGCTGGGTGGGCTGCAGCACAACACAGTGCTGGTGGGCTGGCCCCGCAGCTGGCGCCAGAAGGAGGACCACCAGACCTGGAGGAACTTCATCG AGCTGGTGCGAGAGACCACGGCCGGGCATCTGGCCTTGTTGGTGGCCAAGAATGTCGCCATGTTCCCAAGCAACCAGGAGCGATTCTCAGAGGGCCACATTGATGTGTGGTGGATCGTCCATGATGGGGGGATGCTTAtgctgctgcccttcctcctGCGGCACCACAAG gTTTGGCGCAAGTGCAAGATGCGCATCTTCACGGTGGCACAAATGGACGATAACAGTATCCAGATGAAGAAGGACCTGACCACATTCCTGTACCACCTGCGCATCACTGCCGAGGTGGAGGTGGTGGAGATG CACGAGAGTGACATCTCCGCCTACACCTACGAGAAGACGCTAGTGATGGAGCAGCGCTCCCAGATCCTCAAGCAAATGCACCTCACCAAGAACGAGCGGGAGCGGGAG ATCCAGAGCATCACGGATGAGTCCCGTGGCTCCATCCGGCGCAAGAACCCGGCCAACACACGCCTGCGCCTGAATGTCCCCGAGGAGCAGGTGGGCGATGGCGAGGAGAAGCCGGAAGAAGAG GTCCAGCTCATCCATGACAAGAATGCCACCAccttctccagcagctcccagtcACCTGGGGATGAGGTGGAGACGGCCCCTGAGAAGGTGCATCTCACCTGGACCAAGGAGAAgtctgttgcagagaagaacaagAGCAAGAGCCCTGTCAGCCCTGAGGGCATCAAGGACTTCTTCAACATGAAGCC GGAGTGGGAGAACTT GAACCAGTCCAACGTGCGGAGGATGCACACGGCTGTGAAGCTCAATGAGGTGATCGTGAAGAAGTCACAGGATGCCAAGCTGGTCCTGCTGAACATGCCAGGGCCCCCGCGTAACCGGAAAGGGGATGAGAACT ACATGGAGTTCCTTGAGGTGCTGACGGAGCACCTGGACCGAGTACTCCTTGTGCGTGGTGGGGGCCGAGAGGTCATCACCATCTACTCCTGA